One genomic region from Henningerozyma blattae CBS 6284 chromosome 2, complete genome encodes:
- the TBLA0B07660 gene encoding SNG1 family protein (similar to Saccharomyces cerevisiae SNG1 (YGR197C) and YJR015W; ancestral locus Anc_5.143), protein MAILENPFTNDPYSRKNKKKKQLQEELQQEYHNPKSKKADSSSALVITHVTTASIGPPLEPFRTRFTSPKLYSHRRSVFKAFLLTNFIIGCFIIPCLSIYWGATYRRPHFLHTLNLIAVFQDDYVQTNEKFPFIDESFAKLTDNVTPMLDEAYSCKWHVYNTSQFMSKFNVSKDEIDRHVVHLIYEEKYWMAVNIKANSTQKLLNSLLPHIEPAYKPFNFSDNFQIIYESGRDPTNLKASMLPVMQSFEKVYENYYSTMFYPSLLRNITTSGVDINILNSTDLGKAGMMRYGYFDHRPFTDYALVSPLQVGLIYCLLLTAFQFAVYGPLHAKMSRILTFKHLIVYRIIIMWSTMFFLSLFFCTVSAVFRINFTLAFGKAGFVVYWASTWLVMLALGGANENAITLVNVFGRQYLMVWLMSWIILNISPSFYPLALNSNFYRYGYAMPVHQAVDIFKVIFLDLTRRKMGRNYGILAVWVVINTACLPLTLIIAHKKIEKDRKKAWLTKHNGTNTTTPNSASTNNLNPDMVSPDSATRHEIDITPELMAKMNSSDPTTEKNYYMPGTTLTTTSTDERASSSSTITLGSISTEGSAADDEVADTVIPYNTPNAYLPGSSNTATVPSKINVTESHASIPNVNHISTITSSPANLSINETENDFNLAMDPYLNSEDHYSEVDDTFVDPGDNQNNNNNGDDLDIEDYRGLGYEYDAQEVIGFGLPYDVSQNDDEIARLDSKRAEFARLQKTKSSSHNTSENSLRKTKSVHSLRPIKSIKNLKKDLDL, encoded by the coding sequence ATGGCCATACTAGAGAATCCTTTTACCAACGATCCTTACTCGaggaaaaacaaaaagaaaaagcaATTACAAGAAGAGTTGCAACAAGAATATCATAACCCGAAATCCAAGAAGGCAGATTCATCGTCAGCTTTAGTGATAACACATGTCACTACAGCATCTATAGGGCCACCTTTAGAACCATTCAGAACAAGATTCACTTCGccaaaattatattctcATCGTAGAAGTGTTTTCAAAGCGTTTCTGCTGACAAACTTCATCATTGGTTGCTTTATTATTCCTTGTTTATCCATCTATTGGGGTGCCACTTATAGAAGACCTCATTTCCTACATACATTAAATCTTATTGCCGTATTCCAAGACGATTATGTTCaaacaaatgaaaaatttcccTTCATCGATGAATCCTTCGCTAAACTAACTGATAATGTCACACCAATGTTAGATGAAGCATATTCTTGTAAATGGCATGTTTACAACACATCACAATTCATGTCAAAGTTCAACGTCTCCAAAGATGAAATCGATCGTCATGTTGTTCATTTGATTTACGAGGAAAAATATTGGATGGCAGTCAATATAAAGGCAAATTCCACTCaaaaattgttgaattCTCTTTTACCACATATAGAACCTGCCTATAAACCGTTCAATTTCTCCGATAATTTCCAAATCATTTATGAATCAGGAAGAGACCCTACAAATTTGAAAGCTTCCATGTTACCTGTTATGCAATCCTTCGAGAAAGTTTATGAAAATTACTACTCTACAATGTTTTATCCATCTCTTCTGAGAAATATCACCACCTCAGGCGTAGATATCAATATCTTAAATTCCACAGATCTGGGTAAAGCTGGCATGATGAGATACGGTTACTTCGATCATAGACCATTCACAGATTATGCCTTGGTGTCACCTTTGCAAGTTGGGTTAATCTACTGTTTATTGTTAACAGCTTTCCAATTCGCAGTTTATGGTCCCTTGCACGCAAAGATGTCAAGAATTTTGACTTTTAAGCATTTGATCGTCTATAGAATCATAATAATGTGGAGTACGATGTTTTTCCTTTCGTTATTCTTCTGTACAGTCTCGGCAGTCTTTAGAATCAATTTCACCTTGGCATTTGGTAAAGCTGGGTTTGTCGTTTATTGGGCCTCTACTTGGTTAGTCATGTTAGCATTGGGTGGTGCCAATGAAAATGCAATTACATTAGTAAACGTCTTTGGAAGACAATATTTGATGGTTTGGTTAATGTCTTGGATTATTCTTAACATCTCCCCTTCTTTTTATCCATTGGCATTGAATAGTAACTTCTATAGATATGGTTATGCAATGCCAGTTCATCAAGCAGTCGATATCTTTAAAGTCATCTTCTTAGATCTTACAAGAAGGAAGATGGGGAGAAATTATGGTATTCTTGCTGTGTGGGTTGTAATAAACACTGCATGCTTGCCCTTAACATTGATTATCGCTCataagaaaattgaaaaagatagAAAGAAAGCTTGGTTGACAAAACATAATGGTACAAATACAACAACTCCAAATAGTGCTTCCACTAATAATTTGAACCCAGATATGGTATCTCCAGATTCAGCCACTCGACATGAAATCGATATTACCCCAGAATTAATGGCAAAGATGAATTCGTCAGATCCTACTACtgaaaagaattattatatgcCAGGTACAACTTTAACAACTACGTCCACTGATGAGCGtgcatcttcttcttcgaCAATAACTTTAGGATCCATCTCCACAGAAGGTTCTGCTGCCGATGATGAAGTTGCTGATACTGTCATCCCATATAATACTCCAAATGCATATTTACCTGGTTCTTCAAATACTGCAACAGTTCCTTCAAAGATCAATGTAACCGAATCTCATGCATCTATTCCAAATGTGAATCATATCTCTACTATAACCTCATCACCTGCAAACCtttcaataaatgaaaCAGAAAATGATTTCAATCTTGCCATGGATCCTTATTTAAATAGTGAAGATCATTATTCGGAAGTAGATGACACTTTTGTCGATCCAGGtgataatcaaaataataataataacggAGATGATTTAGATATCGAAGATTATAGGGGTCTAGGTTACGAATATGATGCCCAGGAAGTAATAGGATTCGGTTTGCCATATGATGTCTCTCAAAACGATGATGAAATTGCAAGATTGGATTCAAAACGTGCAGAATTCGCTAGATTACAAAAGACAAAAAGTTCATCGCATAATACCAGTGAAAATTCGTTAAGAAAGACAAAGAGTGTTCATAGTTTGCGTCCAATTAAAAGCatcaagaatttgaaaaaggacttagatttataa
- the GPI14 gene encoding glycosylphosphatidylinositol-alpha 1,4 mannosyltransferase I (similar to Saccharomyces cerevisiae GPI14 (YJR013W); ancestral locus Anc_5.147) — protein MGIKTNFPNLSNSNLLIVSFLVRAIFFLYGILQDAMCQVKYTDVDYLVFNDAASYTYQGLSPYLRDTYRYTPLLSYLLIPNHYFTWFHLGKIIFIIFDLLTGIIINKFLQKSIKSNKKKCFLLGSLWLLNPIVITISTRGNAESVLCFLIMSSLYFLQEDNLVLAGLLYGASIHFKIYPIIYCLPISIYLFNKPKWILKLFILGTSTLISLIGLTYYMYTIYGYEYLDQAWLYHLYRTDHRHNFSLWNVLLYFNSSFQSNPMHYGLASLLPKFAFLPQMIIVLALSYLEWLTPTFNNLLNTLFVQTFAFVTYNKVCTSQYFVWYLIFLPLFLQDTTISAKNGIVALGIWISTQAIWLSQGYYLEFLGRNIFYPDLFYAAALFFIGNVALLGMFIKDIKLRGIKERALVQQKKE, from the coding sequence ATGGGAATAAAAACTAATTTCCCAAACCTAAGTAattcaaatcttttaatagtGTCATTTCTAGTCCGTgctatcttttttttatatggGATTCTTCAAGATGCTATGTGTCAAGTAAAATATACTGATGTCGATTACTTAGTATTTAATGATGCTGCTTCCTACACTTACCAAGGATTATCGCCATATTTAAGAGATACTTATCGTTATACACCACTTCTGAGTTATCTATTAATTccaaatcattattttacTTGGTTCCATTTGggtaaaataattttcattatatttgatCTATTAACCGgtataattattaacaaattcttacaaaaatcaattaagagcaacaagaaaaaatgcTTCCTGCTTGGTTCACTTTGGCTTTTAAACCCAATAgttattactattagtaCCAGAGGTAATGCCGAAAGCGTTTTATGTTTCTTAATCATGTCCTCGCTATATTTCTTACAAGAAGATAACTTAGTTTTAGCAGGTCTCCTTTATGGCGCTTCAATccattttaaaatctaCCCTATTATTTATTGCCTTCCAATAAGTATCtacttatttaataaaccaAAATGGATTCTTAAGTTATTCATATTAGGGACATCTACTCTAATCTCTCTTATTGGATTGACTTACTACATGTATACAATTTATGGTTATGAATATCTAGATCAAGCTTGGTTGTATCACTTGTATAGAACTGACCACAGACATAATTTTTCGTTATGGaatgttttattatatttcaattcttcatttcAGTCGAATCCTATGCATTATGGATTAGCTTCCTTATTACCAAAATTTGCATTTTTACCACAAATGATTATCGTGCTTGCTTTAAGTTATTTAGAATGGTTAACTCCAACTTTTAATAACCTATTGAATACCCTTTTTGTCCAAACATTTGCATTTGTGACGTATAATAAAGTTTGCACTTctcaatattttgtttggtatttgatatttttaccTCTATTTCTACAAGATACAACCATTTCAGCTAAAAATGGCATAGTCGCACTCGGTATTTGGATTTCAACTCAAGCTATTTGGCTAAGCCAAGGGTATTATTTAGAATTCTTGggtagaaatatattttatccaGATCTTTTTTATGCTGCtgcattattttttattggcAATGTTGCATTATTAGGTATGTTCATAAAAGATATAAAGCTAAGAGGTATCAAGGAAAGGGCATTAGTTCAACAGAAAAAGGAATAA
- the FYV8 gene encoding Fyv8p (similar to Saccharomyces cerevisiae FYV8 (YGR196C); ancestral locus Anc_5.145), with protein sequence MSDNIGRKKSYRWVSASTASYDGADWDSSDEESNSISRNNTINKLPELPKLGYASTPANQIETIIENDIEETKTQSEIAHDNIDNTFTNESYNNSNCNSTSNCEQDQDIPIKPEPLKRRPQPLKSSATHNTSIPERKHSNLQETQHVKEDLDSLMNQISDEMNNEIPSGVEVNPNNYNDIPQESDEFSVSKEGYFSKFVDSDGEDDKYDLDNDNTTKDDDNDNTQIGKYKEKDFRSRLVPDDDLESTKSMSYVIGDEAQFVAQPEQEQEKEKEQGQEIQPQAQIQPQEIQDNLKEINENVYSSSHNNSYEDAKIGKHPTNNRNDDVENYSPVNRSMVPSNTFIDEKEKGIDSATDKNVISPKKEEEETDSEFAHESFLDTYGNSSDSDDADANQSDNYIDEQQLNSTTQQGYQEPVNEPVQQGLQNLDSPSKNNILRHTSKTNLQYKSGYSSEENTENNDQLTTNNEDEYFNDDTLSYTESIKYSPSQQQQQRLSPRNIRRDSSDEDVFKFKDIKRESILETSDEDKKENSENELDSDNNLIRPSKSGYFKKMVDSDDSDSPANQIYDSSEEEDFIERDTMNDIDKEETDKEGNKARETSVSNVRNNSNKTMEDSTSKVSEPTNSVINFDSSDEDIDTDIERMNSSEESDVDVHFTSKEKENDGKEIKSPNIGLEDTKDDSLIDDEHMEHDTSSRKSSKEVDGEPWKPDTDEFRSQFVQDTSNNPPPGYVYDGEGNLIDLTPASMKNTRVVSTYTDVTSQWNAFPSNGGEEVATIRDTATIYDNNTIYNVPGLISNQSNLPPLPADASIVAATAQAEVDSAGTKTAPPSITPLDTTFTQPKAPTAISTPTVDTPLTSSTTIKSGSPSKSGRAGSVIDTPHSKSNATLSSVPMAKSELSTNSLDPVLSGEKPSETQFKEVFHSPESSSNDLIKLAQSNVVPYLDMNKVLSSTISHPSKLKQLNQYQEQLQSYDSGIQIWIKQTMKTNANAEDEFVFKDYKVSHHVRDAYAHADELSKRHTVSVSNTVDSVTHNVNHLKKKVFMHSMNINSKKLFTSIGKKNCNGTLISTCSLVVNSFIYSEIPLINYIYIWVRSFLYGYF encoded by the coding sequence ATGTCGGATAATAttggaagaaaaaaatcttaTAGATGGGTCAGTGCATCAACAGCTTCATATGATGGTGCAGATTGGGATTCGAGTGATGAAGAATCAAATTCTATTAGCAGAAATAATACAATCAATAAGTTACCAGAATTACCAAAATTAGGTTATGCAAGCACCCCTGCAAATCAAATAGAAacaattattgaaaatgacATTGAAGAAACTAAAACGCAATCTGAAATAGCACACGATAATATTGACAATACTTTTACAAATGAATCTTACAATAACAGCAATTGCAATTCTACTTCAAATTGCGAGCAAGATCAAGATATACCCATCAAACCTGAACCTTTAAAGAGACGTCCTCAGCCTTTAAAATCTTCAGCAACTCATAATACTTCTATACCTGAAAGAAAACACTCTAATCTACAAGAAACTCAGCATGTTAAAGAGGATTTAGATTCCTTAATGAATCAAATCTCAGATGAAATGAATAATGAAATCCCCTCTGGTGTAGAAGTAAATcctaataattataatgatattcCACAGGAAAGCGATGAATTTAGCGTTTCGAAAGAAGGTTATTTCTCAAAGTTTGTAGATTCGGATGGAGAAGATGATAAATATGATTTGGATAATGACAATACTACTAAAGacgatgataatgataatactcAAATTGGGAAGTATAAAGAAAAGGATTTTAGAAGTAGATTAGTTCCAGATGATGATTTGGAATCTACAAAATCTATGAGTTATGTCATCGGAGATGAAGCACAGTTTGTTGCACAGCCAGAAcaagaacaagaaaaagaaaaagaacaGGGGCAAGAAATTCAACCTCAAGCACAGATTCAGCCTCAAGAAATAcaagataatttaaaagaaattaatgaaaatgtttATTCTTCTAGTCATAATAACTCCTATGAAGATGCCAAAATTGGCAAGCACCcaactaataatagaaaCGATGATGTTGAGAATTATTCGCCTGTAAATAGGTCAATGGTACCAAGTAATACTTTTATAGATGAAAAAGAGAAGGGCATTGATTCAGCTACCGATAAGAATGTTATTTCACCCAAAaaagaggaagaagaaacTGATTCTGAATTTGCACATGAATCTTTTTTGGATACATATGGAAATTCATCTGATTCTGATGACGCTGATGCAAATCAAAGTGATAATTATATAGATGAACAGCAACTAAACAGCACTACTCAACAGGGATATCAAGAACCTGTCAATGAACCTGTCCAACAGGGACTCCAAAATCTGGATTCCCCcagtaaaaataatattctaagACACACTTCTAAAACAAATTTACAATATAAATCAGGATATTCATCAGAGGAAAATACAGAGAATAATGATCAACTAACTACCAATAATGAGGACGAGTACtttaatgatgatactTTATCCTATACTGAATCTATTAAGTATTCGCCAtcacaacaacaacaacaacgaCTATCTCCACGGAATATTAGAAGAGATAGTAGCGATGAAGatgtatttaaatttaaagatattaaaaggGAATCAATATTAGAAACTAGCgatgaagataaaaaagaaaattctGAAAATGAACTTGATTCAGATAATAATCTAATACGACCATCTAAGTCTGggtatttcaaaaaaatggtAGACAGTGATGACTCAGATTCTCCAGCTAATCAAATATATGACTCTagtgaagaagaagatttcATTGAAAGAGACACTATGAATGATAtagataaagaagaaactGATAAAGAAGGTAATAAAGCACGTGAAACTAGCGTATCTAATGTTAgaaataatagcaataaaaCTATGGAAGATAGTACCTCCAAAGTAAGTGAACCTACAAATTCCGtgattaattttgatagtagtgatgaagatattgataCAGATATAGAAAGAATGAATAGTTCTGAGGAATCTGATGTGGACGTTCATTTCACTAGTaaagagaaagaaaatGATGGAAAAGAAATCAAAAGCCCAAACATTGGTTTAGAAGATACCAAGGATGATAGTcttattgatgatgaacATATGGAACATGATACTTCATCTAGGAAGAGTTCGAAAGAGGTGGATGGAGAGCCTTGGAAGCCTGATACTGATGAATTCAGATCACAATTCGTACAAGACACATCTAATAATCCTCCACCAGGATATGTGTATGATGGCGAAGGTAATTTAATCGATTTAACACCAGCAAGTATGAAAAATACACGTGTTGTTTCTACTTACACGGATGTGACTAGTCAATGGAATGCCTTCCCATCAAATGGTGGTGAAGAAGTTGCAACTATTAGGGATACAGCAACTATTTATGATAATAACACCATCTATAATGTGCCTGGgttaatttcaaatcaatcTAACTTACCACCACTTCCTGCAGATGCATCTATTGTTGCAGCTACTGCTCAAGCAGAGGTAGACTCGGCAGGAACCAAAACTGCTCCTCCATCAATTACACCTTTGGATACTACATTCACGCAACCTAAGGCGCCAACTGCTATCTCCACTCCTACTGTTGATACTCCATTAACTTCATCTACTACAATTAAGAGTGGATCTCCTTCAAAGTCTGGTAGAGCAGGAAGTGTTATAGACACGCCACACTCCAAGAGTAATGCCACATTATCATCTGTTCCAATGGCCAAATCAGAATTATCTACCAATTCATTAGATCCTGTATTATCAGGTGAAAAACCATCAGAGACTCAATTCAAAGAAGTATTCCATTCTCCAGAATCTAGTAGTAATGATTTAATCAAATTAGCCCAGTCCAACGTAGTACCGTACCTTGACATGAATAAAGTTTTATCAAGTACAATATCGCATCCTTCCAAActaaaacaattaaaccAATATCAAGAACAATTACAAAGTTATGATTCTGGTATCCAAATATGGATCAAGCAAACTATGAAAACTAATGCAAATGCAGAGGATGAGTTTGtatttaaagattataAAGTTAGTCATCACGTAAGAGATGCATATGCACATGCAGATGAACTAAGTAAAAGGCATACAGTTAGTGTAAGTAATACTGTGGATAGTGTGACGCATAATGTAAAccatttaaagaaaaaagtatttatgCATTCAATGAACATCAATTCCAAAAAGTTGTTCACTTCTATCggcaaaaaaaattgtaatggCACCCTCATCTCCACTTGCTCTCTGGTTGtaaattcatttatataCTCGGAGATTCCACTAATtaactatatatatatatgggTACGTAGTTTCCTTTAtggatatttttaa
- the TBLA0B07680 gene encoding MCT family MFS transporter yields MSDIESSLHSSIISDADIESVHSDKAVAWRQERQKNKNCHNDIGLQREPTQVTNRSRGNSIASSGQFGKIYSLQSLQRPRTTATNVSGLSRVTTIRRALTEKISYLRDAVNDDNQQTWDEEAKVENILKSNFTLGDAMQLNNYYDEYSNQDQQVNDPETGMSINNIISNISKLAERQQNNDDSTTLTNKSESIEKDVFSSTHSSTNMDMTRAQSNVTMKTHQSLIEKVFTNKETGETDLPPDGGYGWVSTLCTFLVIFSTWGCNSGFGVFLSFYLNNHTFKHAGKYDYPLIAGFTVAMGPLFSPFSMILMRLIGLRQTMWVGIMMLLAGFLMASYAVSLWELYLTQGFLVGSCYAFTTIPATTVIPGWFLKKRAVAMGISFIGTGAGGMTYGLAAGKMIHDNHGTRKCLRVFTLTCSVVTAFSAVLIRPYKKEHPIGLRSWKKIKNEFKMMFDLKVLSKPVVLLVGIWYIFALFGYTLMVLTLSAYVIARGYTERDGASVLAILNGCQAVGRPIIGFIGDKVGRINITSVLTLILVIFMYAFWIPAYTFVQLIFFAICTGSVIGVANVMSGVLTADVVPPEEFLAAWAFVNYVGSPFLLVCDVIAQALEKRHDKNPYLHTQIFSGGCFACSFALLAFLREVSVKKVVTQRQELTLQRLNSIQNGLEEVTIEEQELLEKRREKYETLLGPSWSHYFGRMFYPIKV; encoded by the coding sequence ATGTCAGATATAGAATCATCATTGCACAGTAGTATCATCTCAGATGCAGATATAGAGAGTGTACACAGTGATAAAGCAGTGGCTTGGCGTCAAGAAAGACagaagaataaaaattgtcATAATGATATTGGTTTGCAAAGAGAACCTACTCAAGTCACAAATAGATCAAGAGGAAATTCGATTGCAAGCTCTGGTCAATTCGGTAAAATATATAGCTTACAAAGTTTACAAAGGCCTAGGACAACTGCCACTAATGTATCTGGTCTTTCAAGAGTTACGACAATAAGAAGAGCCCTAACTGAGAAAATTAGTTATTTAAGAGATGCAGTCAATGATGATAATCAACAAACTTGGGACGAAGAAGCAAAAGTCgaaaatattctaaaatcGAATTTTACTTTGGGAGATGCAAtgcaattaaataattattatgatgAATATAGTAACCAGGATCAACAAGTTAATGATCCAGAAACTGGTAtgtcaattaataatatcattagtAATATTAGCAAATTAGCTGAAAGacaacaaaataatgatgattctACTACACTAACAAATAAAAGTGAAAGTATAGAGAAGGATGTATTCTCCTCAACTCATAGCTCGACAAATATGGATATGACTCGAGCACAATCAAATGTAACAATGAAAACACATCAAAGTCTAATAGAAAAAGTGTTTACAAATAAAGAAACAGGTGAAACAGATTTACCTCCAGATGGTGGATATGGATGGGTTTCCACTCTATGTACTTTTCTAGTTATATTTTCCACATGGGGGTGTAACTCAGGATTTGgtgtatttttatcattttatCTAAATAATCATACTTTTAAGCATGCAGGGAAATATGATTATCCATTAATTGCGGGTTTCACAGTTGCTATGGGCCCTCTTTTCAGTCCATTTAGTATGATTCTAATGAGGTTAATTGGTCTTAGACAAACAATGTGGGTTGGTATCATGATGTTGCTGGCAGGATTTTTAATGGCTTCGTATGCAGTAAGTTTATGGGAACTATATTTAACTCAAGGGTTTTTAGTGGGGTCATGCTATGCATTTACAACAATTCCTGCAACAACTGTTATACCGGGTTggtttttaaaaaaaagagctGTGGCTATGGGTATATCGTTTATAGGTACCGGTGCAGGCGGAATGACTTACGGATTAGCCGCTGGTAAAATGATTCATGATAATCACGGAACAAGAAAATGTTTGCGTGTCTTCACCTTAACATGTTCTGTGGTCACTGCATTCTCTGCTGTTTTGATAAGGCCCTATAAGAAGGAACATCCAATTGGATTAAGATcatggaaaaaaattaagaatgAGTTCAAAATGATGtttgatttaaaagtattatCTAAACCAGTCGTATTATTAGTTGGTATTTGGTATATTTTTGCATTATTTGGTTACACTTTAATGGTCCTTACTCTCTCTGCTTATGTGATCGCAAGAGGTTATACAGAGCGTGATGGCGCATCTGTTCTTGCTATTTTGAATGGATGTCAAGCCGTAGGAAGACCAATTATAGGTTTCATTGGAGATAAAGTAggaagaattaatattacttCGGTATTAACTCTAATATTGGTGATTTTTATGTATGCATTTTGGATTCCTGCATATACTTTTGtccaattgattttttttgcaatCTGCACAGGTTCTGTTATTGGTGTGGCAAATGTTATGAGTGGTGTGTTAACAGCTGATGTTGTACCACCAGAAGAATTCTTAGCAGCATGGGCATTTGTCAATTATGTTGGTTCCCCTTTTCTATTAGTTTGTGATGTTATTGCTCAAGCGTTAGAAAAGAGGCATGACAAAAACCCATATCTACATACACAAATTTTCTCAGGTGGTTGTTTTGCTTGTTCCTTTGCCTTACTTGCCTTCTTAAGGGAAGTATCTGTAAAAAAGGTAGTTACTCAAAGACAAGAACTTACTTTACAAAGattaaattcaatacaAAATGGGTTGGAAGAGGTTACTATTGAAGAACAAGAATTACTAGAAAAGAGGAGAGAAAAGTATGAAACGTTACTTGGGCCAAGTTGGTCACATTATTTTGGTAGAATGTTTTATCCAATTAAAGTATAA